The Halopseudomonas sabulinigri genome window below encodes:
- a CDS encoding lipopolysaccharide kinase InaA family protein, translating to MNFADWWQQQGDWVEEPNERRDGQSGVQYLHTGDGKTLYCKRQCGHLSRSLRYPFGRPTVVREHRALEAYRAAGVRVPSLVFAGSRRQQGVWQGLLVTEELKGFISMDQWYAEDAPSVRGNATHQHMLRELAKTLSLAHAAGWQHGCLYSKHVFIRVRSQGVEIALLDLEKARHRLRKHAAVRHDLKQFYRHRGPMPEADWFTLLQYYQAIGTIEPTQKLLGAKTPVTPH from the coding sequence ATGAATTTTGCCGACTGGTGGCAGCAACAAGGCGACTGGGTTGAAGAACCCAACGAACGACGCGACGGCCAGAGCGGTGTGCAATACTTGCACACCGGAGATGGCAAAACCCTGTATTGCAAGCGCCAGTGCGGCCATCTCAGCCGCTCGCTGCGCTACCCCTTCGGCCGCCCTACGGTGGTGCGTGAGCACCGCGCACTGGAAGCCTACCGCGCCGCGGGCGTGCGTGTTCCTAGCCTGGTATTTGCCGGTTCGCGCAGGCAGCAGGGCGTCTGGCAAGGGCTGTTGGTCACCGAAGAGCTGAAAGGTTTTATCAGCATGGATCAGTGGTACGCGGAGGATGCGCCCAGCGTACGCGGCAACGCCACGCACCAGCATATGCTGCGCGAGCTGGCGAAAACCCTGAGTCTTGCGCATGCCGCCGGCTGGCAGCATGGTTGTCTGTACTCCAAGCATGTGTTTATCCGGGTGCGCAGTCAGGGCGTAGAGATTGCCCTGCTGGACCTGGAAAAGGCGCGCCATCGCCTGCGCAAGCATGCGGCCGTGCGCCACGATCTCAAGCAGTTTTACCGCCACCGTGGGCCGATGCCCGAAGCCGACTGGTTTACGCTGCTGCAGTACTATCAGGCGATCGGCACTATTGAGCCGACGCAGAAGCTGCTGGGTGCCAAGACACCGGTGACGCCGCACTGA
- a CDS encoding cryptochrome/photolyase family protein, whose protein sequence is MAKTYKRLRLILGDQLNPRHSWYREKDADTLYVIAELHQETGYTRHHVQKICAFFAAMAAFAQALGKAGHEVLHLNLDDTRADATLPELLTRLIAQYGVSCFEYQLPDEYRLRTQLADFASAVPVTTSAWETEHFYLSDQELAHYFQPGKRHQMEAFYRKLRVRFDILMDGAAPQGEQWNFDADNRNKLKAAELEQIPEPLLFANEVGPILERLGRHNVDTMGKPITPLPWPVNRQQAIGLLEHFCRYALPQFGRYQDAMTGKLDVSDRARQWTLFHSRLSFALNCKMLDPRQVIRVAIEHYQADPRKERIGVAQIEGFVRQILGWREFVRGLYWANMPDYAQLNALAAQRTLPSWFWDAKTRMNCQKQAISQSLEFAYAHHIQRLMITGNFCLLTGIDPDEVDQWYLGVYVDAIEWVELPNTRGMSQFADGGIVGSKAYAASGNYVQKMSDYCSDCTYQVKQVTGADACPLNSLYWRFMQQHEHDFATNPRNKMVYANWQKKPLAQREAILARAEQLLDDLESL, encoded by the coding sequence ATGGCCAAGACCTACAAACGCTTGCGGCTGATATTGGGTGACCAACTCAACCCGCGCCACAGCTGGTATCGCGAAAAGGATGCCGACACGCTCTACGTGATTGCCGAGCTGCACCAGGAAACCGGCTATACCCGTCACCACGTGCAGAAAATCTGTGCCTTCTTCGCGGCCATGGCTGCCTTTGCCCAAGCGCTTGGCAAAGCCGGGCATGAAGTGCTGCATCTGAACCTGGATGACACCCGCGCCGACGCCACCCTCCCCGAGCTGCTGACACGGTTGATCGCCCAATACGGGGTCAGCTGCTTCGAATACCAGTTGCCCGATGAATACCGGCTGCGGACGCAGTTAGCCGATTTTGCCAGCGCAGTGCCGGTCACCACCAGCGCCTGGGAAACCGAGCACTTCTATCTCAGTGACCAAGAGCTCGCGCACTACTTTCAGCCTGGCAAGCGACATCAGATGGAAGCCTTTTACCGCAAACTGCGGGTGCGCTTCGATATTCTGATGGACGGCGCCGCGCCCCAGGGCGAGCAATGGAATTTCGACGCCGACAATCGCAACAAGCTCAAGGCCGCCGAGCTGGAGCAGATACCCGAGCCGCTACTGTTTGCCAACGAGGTCGGCCCGATCCTTGAGCGCTTGGGGCGCCACAACGTCGACACCATGGGCAAACCCATCACGCCACTGCCCTGGCCGGTTAACCGGCAGCAGGCAATCGGCCTGCTGGAGCACTTCTGCCGCTACGCCTTGCCGCAGTTTGGCCGGTATCAGGACGCCATGACCGGCAAGCTCGACGTCAGTGACCGCGCCCGACAATGGACGCTGTTTCATTCACGGCTGTCCTTTGCGCTCAACTGCAAGATGCTCGACCCGCGGCAGGTCATCCGTGTCGCCATCGAGCACTATCAGGCCGATCCACGCAAAGAACGCATAGGGGTCGCACAGATCGAAGGCTTCGTGCGGCAGATTCTCGGCTGGCGCGAATTTGTCCGTGGCCTCTATTGGGCCAACATGCCGGACTACGCGCAGTTGAATGCGCTGGCCGCGCAGCGCACGCTACCGTCCTGGTTCTGGGATGCCAAGACCCGCATGAACTGTCAGAAGCAGGCGATCAGCCAATCGCTGGAGTTTGCTTACGCGCATCACATTCAACGCCTGATGATCACCGGCAACTTCTGCCTGCTGACCGGCATTGATCCGGATGAGGTCGACCAGTGGTATCTGGGGGTCTATGTCGACGCCATCGAGTGGGTTGAATTACCCAACACCCGTGGCATGAGTCAGTTTGCCGACGGCGGCATCGTCGGCTCCAAGGCCTACGCAGCCAGCGGCAACTATGTGCAGAAAATGAGCGACTACTGCAGCGACTGCACTTACCAGGTAAAGCAGGTGACCGGCGCCGACGCCTGCCCGCTGAACTCACTTTATTGGCGCTTCATGCAGCAGCACGAACACGATTTCGCCACCAATCCGCGCAACAAAATGGTGTATGCCAACTGGCAGAAGAAACCGCTGGCGCAGCGCGAGGCCATTCTGGCGCGGGCCGAACAGCTACTCGACGACCTGGAATCGCTATAG
- a CDS encoding thiol-disulfide oxidoreductase DCC family protein, whose protein sequence is MNNRVSSIRPVPPERIILFDAVCKLCNGWANFLITHDHGRVYRLCSVQSTAGEQLLQQFGYPTDQVTTMLVIEQGRCCEKSEAFFRVMRGLGWPWRVLVILRLVPRPVRDWLYDRIALNRYRLFGRYDYCRLPSADHAERFLDND, encoded by the coding sequence ATGAACAACCGCGTATCGTCTATCCGCCCCGTGCCGCCAGAGCGCATCATCCTGTTTGATGCGGTCTGCAAGCTGTGCAATGGCTGGGCGAACTTTCTTATCACGCATGATCACGGCCGGGTCTACCGGCTGTGCAGTGTGCAATCGACGGCTGGTGAGCAGCTGTTGCAGCAGTTCGGTTATCCGACCGACCAGGTCACCACCATGCTGGTGATTGAACAGGGCCGCTGTTGTGAGAAGAGCGAGGCTTTCTTTCGGGTGATGCGCGGGCTCGGCTGGCCATGGCGTGTACTGGTTATCCTGCGCCTGGTGCCGCGGCCGGTCCGTGATTGGCTGTACGATCGCATTGCCTTGAACCGCTACCGACTGTTTGGCCGCTATGATTATTGCAGGCTGCCCAGCGCCGACCACGCTGAACGCTTTCTGGATAACGACTGA
- the lepB gene encoding signal peptidase I: MATVRPPKIWIAVILGIFLQPFVFLYVNRPRLFWPYLLAALVVAAVDWYLVLGLHLLFSLICPLHACWIIRRGKSLQPRRWYSRVWVVIGFYLGLMLGVMLVRAFLYEPYAVPSASMHPTLVEGDVVIVQKWGFAQGALFGHALPGAEAVAPERLQRGEVYVFYPAERDELYVKRLMALPGDVIAITEHGVVINGERLTSQRLSDTDSLSLYAETAEGESYRIQYLKDAPPRETRTFRVPEGRYFFLGDNRDNSDDSRHWGSVPAERIVGEVVAVVPN; encoded by the coding sequence TTGGCCACTGTCAGACCCCCGAAAATCTGGATTGCTGTGATACTGGGCATTTTTTTACAGCCCTTCGTCTTTTTGTATGTAAACCGCCCACGCCTGTTCTGGCCCTATTTGCTGGCGGCGCTGGTGGTCGCGGCAGTTGACTGGTATTTGGTGCTGGGCCTGCACCTGCTGTTCAGCCTGATCTGCCCATTGCATGCCTGCTGGATAATCCGGCGTGGCAAAAGCCTGCAGCCGCGCCGCTGGTATAGCCGGGTGTGGGTGGTGATCGGGTTTTATCTGGGATTGATGCTGGGTGTAATGCTGGTACGTGCTTTCCTTTACGAACCCTACGCCGTGCCGTCGGCGTCCATGCACCCGACGCTGGTGGAAGGCGATGTGGTCATCGTGCAGAAGTGGGGTTTTGCACAGGGGGCGTTATTCGGCCATGCCTTGCCGGGCGCGGAGGCGGTCGCACCGGAGCGGCTGCAGCGGGGCGAGGTCTATGTATTTTATCCGGCTGAGCGTGATGAGTTGTACGTTAAACGGTTGATGGCCTTGCCCGGCGATGTCATCGCGATTACCGAGCACGGTGTGGTAATCAATGGCGAGAGGCTAACGAGCCAGCGGCTGAGCGACACCGATAGCCTCAGTCTCTATGCAGAGACCGCAGAGGGAGAGTCCTACCGGATTCAGTACCTCAAGGACGCACCACCGAGGGAAACGCGGACGTTCCGAGTGCCGGAAGGACGCTACTTCTTTCTCGGCGACAACCGCGACAACTCCGACGACAGCCGCCACTGGGGCAGCGTGCCGGCTGAGCGCATTGTCGGCGAGGTGGTGGCGGTGGTGCCGAACTGA
- a CDS encoding TRAP transporter large permease: MGVEYMAIALFICICLALMAGFPVAFTLGGMSLLFAGAGMALDLFEPSFLGALPSRLFGTMNNQTLLAVPLFVFMGVMLEKSRIAEDLLDAMSRLFGGLRGGLAFSVCIVGALLAASTGIVGATVVTLGLLALPTMLRRGYDPSVATGTLAATGTLGQIIPPSIILVLLGDVLSNAYQQAQIRLGIFSPKTVTVSDLFIGSLLPGLMLVGLYLLYLVGVALWQPNKLPALSPEERGEVSWGRVLMSLLPPLLLIMSVLGSILAGIATPTEAAAVGALGAALLALAKRQLGFGKLREVAQATTEISAMVFMILLGASIFSLVFRGYGGDDLIHHLFEQLPGGVFTATLVVMLVIFLLGFILDFIEITFVVVPIVGPVLLSMGLDPVWLGVMIALNLQTSFLTPPFGFSLFYLRGVTPASVPTTAIYRGVLPFIAIQILMLIIAACWPGLVTWLPGLMTH, translated from the coding sequence ATGGGTGTGGAATACATGGCAATTGCGCTGTTCATCTGTATCTGCCTGGCACTGATGGCCGGGTTTCCGGTGGCCTTCACCCTCGGCGGCATGTCGCTGTTGTTTGCCGGCGCCGGCATGGCCCTGGATCTGTTCGAGCCAAGCTTCCTCGGCGCCTTGCCCAGCCGCCTGTTCGGCACCATGAACAACCAGACCCTGCTGGCCGTGCCGCTGTTCGTCTTTATGGGCGTGATGCTGGAAAAGTCGCGCATTGCCGAAGACCTGCTCGACGCCATGTCCCGCCTGTTTGGCGGGTTGCGCGGCGGGCTGGCCTTTTCTGTCTGCATTGTCGGCGCCTTGCTGGCCGCCAGCACCGGCATCGTTGGCGCCACCGTGGTCACCCTCGGGCTGCTCGCACTGCCGACCATGCTGCGGCGCGGTTACGACCCCTCGGTTGCCACCGGTACCCTCGCCGCGACCGGCACCCTAGGGCAAATCATTCCGCCGTCGATCATTCTGGTGCTGCTGGGTGATGTGTTGTCCAACGCCTATCAGCAGGCACAGATACGCCTGGGCATCTTCTCGCCAAAGACCGTCACCGTAAGCGACCTGTTCATTGGCTCACTGCTGCCGGGCCTGATGCTGGTGGGCCTGTACCTGCTGTACCTGGTGGGCGTGGCCCTGTGGCAACCCAACAAGTTGCCGGCGTTGTCACCGGAGGAGCGCGGCGAAGTCTCCTGGGGACGGGTACTGATGAGCCTGCTACCGCCGCTACTGCTGATCATGTCGGTTCTCGGCTCGATTCTGGCCGGCATTGCCACACCGACCGAAGCCGCCGCCGTGGGCGCGCTCGGCGCAGCGCTGCTGGCGCTGGCCAAGCGGCAACTGGGGTTCGGCAAGCTACGTGAAGTCGCCCAGGCCACCACTGAAATCAGCGCCATGGTGTTCATGATCCTGCTCGGCGCGTCAATTTTCTCGCTGGTCTTTCGCGGCTACGGTGGCGACGATCTGATCCACCACCTGTTCGAGCAACTGCCGGGCGGCGTGTTCACCGCCACCCTGGTGGTCATGCTGGTGATTTTTCTGCTCGGGTTTATTCTCGACTTTATCGAGATCACCTTCGTGGTGGTGCCGATTGTCGGCCCGGTGCTGCTCAGCATGGGACTGGATCCGGTTTGGCTCGGCGTGATGATCGCGCTGAACCTGCAGACCTCCTTCCTCACGCCGCCGTTCGGCTTCTCGCTGTTCTATCTGCGCGGCGTGACCCCCGCCAGCGTACCAACCACCGCCATCTACCGCGGTGTGTTGCCCTTCATCGCGATTCAGATACTGATGCTGATCATCGCCGCCTGCTGGCCCGGGCTGGTGACCTGGCTGCCGGGGCTGATGACGCACTGA
- a CDS encoding TRAP transporter small permease subunit codes for MPRPLFTASLRLARTIDAANNLLGRSVAWLSVLMVLLTCLIVLLRYAFNIGATATQELIMYGHSLAFMGAAAWALQRDAHVRVDIFFRRFSSRGKALIDFSGTLLFLLPLCLFLAWNCWDYVSVAWQRQERSADAGGLPWVYIQKSFILLLVISLFLQALSQLIKTAAVIFGALPSHLPASHEEHL; via the coding sequence ATGCCCCGCCCGCTGTTCACCGCCAGCCTCAGGCTGGCGCGCACCATTGATGCCGCCAATAACCTGCTGGGGCGCAGCGTCGCCTGGCTGAGCGTGCTGATGGTACTGCTCACCTGCCTGATTGTACTGCTGCGCTACGCCTTCAACATCGGCGCGACCGCCACGCAAGAACTCATCATGTACGGTCACTCGCTGGCCTTTATGGGCGCGGCCGCCTGGGCACTGCAGCGCGACGCCCACGTCCGGGTCGACATTTTCTTCCGCCGCTTTTCTTCGCGCGGCAAAGCGCTGATCGACTTTTCCGGCACCCTGCTGTTTCTGTTACCGCTGTGCCTGTTTCTGGCCTGGAACTGCTGGGACTACGTCAGCGTCGCCTGGCAGCGTCAGGAGCGCTCCGCCGATGCTGGCGGCTTGCCGTGGGTGTACATCCAGAAGAGCTTCATCCTGTTGCTGGTGATCAGTCTGTTTTTGCAGGCGCTGTCACAGTTGATCAAAACCGCGGCGGTGATCTTTGGGGCCCTGCCCTCGCATCTTCCGGCCAGCCATGAGGAGCATCTGTAA
- a CDS encoding acyl-CoA thioesterase — MHDLDMDPVPQGELALKITTLPRDCNSFGDIYGGWLVAQMDVAGTSTAARIARGRVATVAIDRMGFMVPVPVGAQLAFHCDVLDIGRSSIKMLVEVWSEDLAHDESRKVTEATFVFVAIDDRGRTRVIPS; from the coding sequence ATGCACGATCTAGATATGGACCCGGTTCCGCAGGGTGAACTGGCGCTGAAAATCACCACCCTGCCCCGCGATTGCAACAGCTTTGGCGATATTTATGGCGGCTGGCTGGTTGCCCAGATGGATGTAGCCGGCACCAGCACTGCAGCGCGCATTGCGCGTGGCCGGGTAGCCACGGTGGCGATTGATCGCATGGGTTTCATGGTTCCGGTGCCGGTCGGTGCCCAGCTGGCCTTCCATTGCGACGTGCTGGATATTGGCCGCAGCTCGATCAAGATGCTGGTCGAAGTCTGGAGCGAAGACCTGGCCCACGATGAAAGCCGCAAGGTAACCGAAGCGACCTTCGTCTTCGTTGCCATTGATGACCGTGGCCGAACCCGCGTTATTCCATCCTGA
- a CDS encoding PstS family phosphate ABC transporter substrate-binding protein has product MKLKRLFAAVTFAAAGVAASTSFAAVDQSLEDYQRVGGVSGNLSSVGSDTLANMMTLWAEEFKRMYPNVNIQIQAAGSSTAPPALTEGTSNLAPMSRMMKDSEIQAFEEHYGYKPTAVPVAIDALAVFAHKDNPIEGLTMAQVDGIFSSTHLCGGEELATWGKLGLTGAWADRDIQLYGRNSVSGTYGYFKENALCKGDFRSGVNEQPGSASVVQSVSQSLNAVGYSGLGYKTSSVRAIPLAKAEGEPFIEANEANAIAGTYPLSRFLYVYVNKAPNKELAPLEREFVKMMLSKQGQEVVFKDGYVPMPKRAVDKVHADLGF; this is encoded by the coding sequence ATGAAACTCAAGCGTTTGTTCGCTGCTGTGACCTTCGCTGCCGCCGGCGTAGCCGCCAGCACCAGCTTTGCTGCCGTTGACCAGAGCCTGGAAGATTACCAGCGCGTTGGCGGTGTATCCGGCAACCTGTCCAGCGTTGGCTCTGACACACTGGCTAACATGATGACGCTGTGGGCTGAAGAGTTTAAGCGCATGTACCCGAACGTCAACATTCAGATCCAGGCCGCAGGTTCTTCCACTGCACCGCCGGCGCTGACTGAAGGTACATCCAACCTGGCTCCGATGAGCCGCATGATGAAGGACAGCGAAATCCAGGCCTTCGAAGAGCATTATGGTTACAAGCCGACTGCAGTACCGGTTGCCATCGATGCCCTGGCGGTCTTCGCTCACAAGGATAACCCGATCGAAGGCCTGACCATGGCTCAGGTTGACGGTATCTTCTCTTCTACTCACCTGTGCGGCGGCGAAGAGCTGGCCACTTGGGGCAAGCTGGGACTGACCGGCGCCTGGGCTGACCGTGACATTCAGCTGTACGGCCGTAACTCGGTTTCCGGCACCTACGGTTACTTCAAAGAAAACGCACTGTGCAAAGGTGACTTCCGCAGCGGCGTGAACGAGCAGCCCGGTTCTGCTTCTGTTGTTCAGTCTGTCAGCCAGTCGCTGAACGCGGTTGGTTACTCCGGTCTGGGCTACAAGACCTCCAGCGTCCGCGCTATCCCGCTGGCCAAGGCTGAGGGCGAACCCTTCATCGAAGCCAACGAAGCAAACGCTATCGCCGGTACCTATCCGCTGTCTCGTTTCCTCTACGTTTACGTAAACAAGGCGCCGAACAAGGAACTGGCTCCGCTGGAGCGTGAGTTCGTCAAGATGATGCTGTCCAAGCAGGGTCAGGAAGTCGTCTTCAAGGACGGTTACGTGCCCATGCCCAAGCGCGCAGTTGACAAGGTTCACGCTGACCTCGGCTTCTGA
- a CDS encoding ABC transporter permease subunit, with translation MTMQSSPKTSRVDFNTPAMQRHRAMRHFKDHFTRWYVAIGGLGVIVAVLLIFLYLLSEVLPLFGGADMEQKERYSTSWLSPADPPLMLAMEEQGEVAIRVSAAGQVAFFKTADGGLVAEQRLPIPEGATVSSFSVESPNTRRFVVGLSNGQAIIGQHNYRVTYPNDVRLITPELKFPFGAEPVTLDKQGRALEHIAMSANDSGMTLAANVGRELLVTSISRQENIMTGEVSTSQSDLTLNPSQGDISNILIDPLRQWMYVFNGNQYVDVLSLRANGELNGHYKVVDGNGVRVTASNLMLGGISLIIGDSSGGLQQWFMVRGNGKPTLTPVRSFDQQAGEAIQLIQPEERRKVFLTTDVDGQLGIYNSTAHNNLLVEPLDDQPVRSFAIGPRADHLLVEHEDGQLSYWDVENEHPEISWSSLWGKVWYESYPEPDYVWQSTSATSEFEPKLSLAPLTFGTLKAAFYAMILATPIAIAAAVYTAYFMAPGMRRKVKPVIELMEALPTVILGFLAGLWLAPALEDNLPGIVSLLILTPIVFIAFAFAWSRLPERVRLTVPDGWEAALLIPVTLIMGWFCFEMSVYIEAWFFGGDMRVYLTRDLGIDFDQRNSLVVGLAMGFAVIPTIFSIAEDAVFSVPRHLTQGSLALGATPWQTMSRVVILTASPGIFSAVMIGMGRAVGETMIVLMATGNTPIMDWNIFEGMRTLSANIAVEMPESEVGSTHYRVLFLAALVLLSFTFLMNTAAELIRQRLRKKYASL, from the coding sequence ATGACTATGCAATCATCACCCAAGACGTCCCGCGTCGATTTCAATACGCCAGCGATGCAGCGCCACCGAGCCATGCGTCACTTCAAGGATCACTTTACCCGTTGGTACGTCGCGATCGGCGGCCTGGGTGTGATCGTCGCCGTGCTGTTGATCTTCCTCTATCTGTTGTCGGAAGTGCTGCCGCTGTTTGGTGGTGCCGATATGGAGCAGAAGGAACGCTATTCCACCAGTTGGCTGAGCCCGGCGGACCCGCCATTGATGCTGGCCATGGAGGAGCAGGGTGAGGTCGCGATTCGCGTGTCTGCCGCGGGCCAGGTGGCGTTTTTCAAGACCGCCGACGGTGGGCTTGTCGCTGAGCAGCGGCTGCCGATCCCCGAGGGCGCGACGGTTTCCAGTTTTAGCGTTGAGAGTCCCAATACCCGCCGGTTTGTGGTTGGTCTGAGCAATGGTCAGGCAATCATCGGCCAGCATAATTACCGGGTTACCTACCCGAATGACGTAAGGCTTATTACCCCCGAATTGAAGTTCCCGTTTGGCGCTGAGCCGGTGACTCTTGATAAGCAAGGTCGCGCGCTGGAGCACATCGCCATGAGTGCCAACGACAGCGGCATGACGCTGGCGGCAAACGTGGGACGCGAACTGCTGGTGACCAGTATCAGCCGGCAGGAAAACATCATGACCGGTGAGGTCAGTACCTCACAAAGTGATCTGACCCTGAACCCGTCGCAGGGCGATATCAGCAATATCCTGATTGATCCCTTGCGCCAGTGGATGTACGTGTTCAATGGCAATCAATACGTCGACGTACTGTCACTGCGTGCCAATGGCGAGCTGAACGGCCATTACAAGGTGGTTGACGGCAATGGCGTGCGGGTTACCGCCAGTAACCTCATGCTGGGTGGCATTTCGTTGATCATTGGCGACAGCAGCGGTGGCCTGCAGCAGTGGTTCATGGTGCGCGGCAACGGCAAACCGACCCTGACCCCGGTGCGCAGTTTCGATCAGCAGGCCGGTGAAGCGATTCAACTGATCCAGCCGGAAGAGCGGCGCAAGGTATTCCTGACGACCGACGTCGACGGTCAGTTGGGTATTTACAACTCCACCGCCCACAACAACCTGCTGGTTGAGCCGCTGGACGACCAACCGGTGCGATCCTTTGCGATTGGCCCACGGGCTGATCATCTGCTGGTTGAGCACGAAGACGGTCAACTGAGCTATTGGGATGTAGAGAACGAGCACCCGGAAATCTCCTGGTCATCGCTGTGGGGCAAGGTCTGGTACGAGAGCTACCCCGAGCCTGACTACGTTTGGCAGTCGACCTCGGCGACCTCCGAGTTCGAGCCCAAGTTGAGCCTGGCGCCGCTGACTTTTGGTACCTTGAAGGCGGCGTTCTACGCGATGATTCTGGCGACCCCGATTGCCATTGCGGCGGCAGTTTATACCGCTTACTTCATGGCCCCCGGCATGCGCCGCAAGGTCAAGCCGGTAATCGAGTTGATGGAAGCGCTACCCACGGTGATTCTCGGTTTTCTGGCCGGTCTCTGGCTGGCGCCGGCACTGGAGGACAACCTGCCGGGCATTGTCTCGCTGCTGATTCTCACGCCTATCGTATTTATTGCCTTTGCCTTCGCCTGGAGTCGTCTGCCGGAGCGCGTGCGGCTGACCGTGCCGGACGGCTGGGAGGCGGCGCTGCTGATTCCGGTCACGCTGATCATGGGCTGGTTCTGCTTCGAGATGAGCGTGTATATCGAGGCCTGGTTCTTCGGTGGCGACATGCGGGTTTACCTGACCCGCGATCTGGGCATCGACTTTGATCAGCGCAACTCGCTGGTGGTGGGTCTGGCCATGGGCTTTGCCGTCATCCCGACCATTTTCTCGATTGCCGAAGATGCGGTGTTCAGCGTGCCACGGCACCTTACCCAGGGCTCGCTGGCGCTGGGTGCCACGCCCTGGCAGACCATGAGCCGGGTGGTCATCCTGACCGCCAGCCCGGGTATTTTCTCGGCCGTGATGATCGGCATGGGCCGCGCCGTTGGCGAAACCATGATCGTGCTGATGGCCACCGGCAACACGCCGATTATGGACTGGAACATCTTTGAAGGCATGCGCACGCTGTCGGCCAATATCGCGGTAGAAATGCCCGAGTCGGAGGTTGGCAGTACCCATTACCGCGTGCTCTTCCTTGCCGCACTGGTGTTGCTCAGCTTCACCTTCCTGATGAACACGGCAGCAGAGCTGATACGTCAGCGCCTGCGCAAGAAATATGCCTCACTCTGA